Genomic DNA from Candidatus Methylomirabilota bacterium:
GCCTCGCCAAGCGGAAGCTGGGCGATCTGGCGGGCGCCGAGGCCGACCTCGCGGTCGCCACCGCGCTCGCCCCGCGTCTCCCCGAGCAGTACAGCACGTATGGGCTTCGACCCTGAAGGTCGGCGGAGCGCTACCGGGAGCGCGATCGGCGCCCGCGGCGGTTGACAGCGCCCGGATCACCCCCTAGGCTCGTAGCGATGGGCGGATAGCTCAGGTGGAAGAGCACGGCCCTTACAAGGCCGGGGTCGCAGGTTCGAGCCCTGCTCCGCCCACCATTCCTATTAGCTACTTCTGAAGCACCGCTTAGTCCGCGTTCTCCGTCAGTGCCCAAATAGTGCCTATCCGGCCTCGCCGACCGTAGCGCCGGACGATCCCATTGAAGGGCGGTCGAGCGCCCGCATAGCGTCCTGGAGGTGCTCGGGTGTCAGATGCTGGTAGCGCATTGTCATGCGGGGATCCCGGTGACCGAGGATGGCCATGACGCTGCGCTGGGGCACTCCGGCCATGGTGAGAGTACTCGCCGCATCGTGCCGCAGGTCGTGAAAGCGGAGGTTCTTCAGGTTCAGCCTGCCAACAAGACGGGCGAAACTCCGAGACAGGACCTTAGGCTCGCGCTCCGGGAGAACCGGCGAGTCCGGGTTGAGGGGGCGGGGAAGAGATTGGAGGGCGTCCCTCAGGGTATCCGTCAGCGGGACCGACCTAGAATCACCGTTCTTAGTCCGGCGGAAGGTCAGGGTCCTGACCTTCATGTCCACGTCGGTCCACCTCAGATTCAGAAGCTCTCCGCGTCGTGCTCCCGTTTGGAGCGCGGCAAGGATATAAAGGCGAAGGGTAAGGTTCGCCTCCTTGAGCAACGCATCGCGTTCTCCGGCCGTCAGGTAGCGAACTCGACCTGGGTTCTCCTTTGCCTTCGCGATTCCGCGCGCCGGGTTGGCCTTCAGATAGCCCCACGTGACGGCTCTGTTGAGCAGATGTCCCAGGCGCATCAGCTCCTTATTCGCGGTCGAGCCTGACACCGTCGCCAGGCGGTCCGCTTGCCACCGCTCGATATCTTCACGACGGAGCTTCGCCAGCTTGAATGCCCCGAAGCGCGGGATGACCTGGTGGTCTAAGATGGCCCGCGCCCGCACCTGCTCCTCGGAAGACAGGGCCGACTTGATAGTGGGCCAGTAGCGCTTGTCCACGAAGTCGGTCAGCCGTAGTCCCTCTTCGCGGACACCCAGCACCTCGCCCTTCGCGATGGCCTGCTTTATTTCCCGATATATGAGCTTCGCGGTC
This window encodes:
- a CDS encoding tyrosine-type recombinase/integrase: MSDEMQVKAQRRAGRRDGLFQRSGWWWVDYYDTEGKRHRKKAAPDYQTAKLIYREIKQAIAKGEVLGVREEGLRLTDFVDKRYWPTIKSALSSEEQVRARAILDHQVIPRFGAFKLAKLRREDIERWQADRLATVSGSTANKELMRLGHLLNRAVTWGYLKANPARGIAKAKENPGRVRYLTAGERDALLKEANLTLRLYILAALQTGARRGELLNLRWTDVDMKVRTLTFRRTKNGDSRSVPLTDTLRDALQSLPRPLNPDSPVLPEREPKVLSRSFARLVGRLNLKNLRFHDLRHDAASTLTMAGVPQRSVMAILGHRDPRMTMRYQHLTPEHLQDAMRALDRPSMGSSGATVGEAG